Part of the Methylophaga nitratireducenticrescens genome is shown below.
AGTTTTAGAAAAAGTCAGTGCATTAATCGGCTGATTTATTAGGGTACTTGTCTGGGTGTTCCAGGCAGGTTTTTTGTTAATTTCCTGCAATCGCAGGACTAACGGGCGATTCTGTTATCTGAACAGGATCAAGGATATTTATAATGAGCGAAAGCTTTGCTGATCTCTTTGAAGAGAGTCTAAACGCAACCCCAATGCAACCAGGCAAAATTGTTACCGGTACGGTAGTCAATGTTGGTCCTGATGTTGTTATGGTTAACGCAGGTCTGAAATCTGAAGGCGCTATCCCAGTTGCCGAATTCATGAACGAAAAAGGTGAAATCACCGTTTCTGTTGGTGATTTGGTCGATGTTTCTCTGGAAACACTGGAAGATGGATTTGGTGCAACACAATTATCACGTGAAAAAGCCAAAGCCGCTGAAGCATGGACCAGATTGGAGCATGCATTTGAAGCCAATGAAACCGTAATCGGTATTATTTCCGGTAAGGTCAAGGGTGGTTTCACTGTCGATTTGGAAAACATCCGAGCGTTCCTGCCGGGATCACTTGTTGATGTACGTCCTATCCGTGATACTTCACATCTCGAAGGCAAAGAGCTTGAGTTCAAACTGATTAAGCTGGATCGCCCACGTAACAATATCGTTGTTTCTCGTCGCGCCATTATGGAAGCTGAGAACAGTGTTGAACGCGAAGCCCTTCTGGAAACATTGGAAGAAGGCAAAGTTGTTAAAGGTATTGTTAAGAACCTGACCGATTACGGCGCGTTTGTTGACCTTGGTGGTATTGATGGTCTGTTGCATATCACGGATATGGCATGGAAACGTGTTAAACATCCTTCAGAAGTTGTCGCTATCGGTGACGAAATCGATGTACAGGTTCTGAAATTTGATAAAGAACGTGAACGTGTATCGCTAGGCCTGAAACAACTGGGTGACGATCCATGGAAAGATATCGCACGTCGTTATCCAAACAGCACCCGCATCCAGGGTAAAGTCACTAACATTGCCGACTACGGTTGCTTTGTTGAAATCGAAGATGGCGTTGAAGGTTTGGTTCACATGTCTGAAATGGACTGGACCAACAAAAACGTTCACCCTTCTAAACTGGTTACTTTGGGTGATGAAGTTGAAGTGATGGTTCTGGATATTGATGCTGAACGTCGTCGTATCTCACTGGGTATCAAACAGTGCCAGACTAACCCTTGGGAAGAGTTCTCAATGACTCATAACAAAGGTGATAAAGTCAGCGGCGCTATCAAATCAATCACTGATTTCGGTATCTTCATTGGCCTGGATGGTGGCATTGACGGCCTGATCCACTTGTCAGATATCTCTTGGGAAGAAGAAAACGAAGAATTAATTCGTGACTTCAAAAAAGGCGATGAAGTAGAAGCGGTTGTATTGGCGATTGACCCTGAACGTGAACGCATTTCACTGGGTATCAAACAATTGCAGGACGATCCGTTTTCAGCGTATCTGTCTGAACACCCACGTGGCACTGTTGTAAACGGTAAAGTTATTGCAGTTGATGCTAAAGGTGCAACGATTGAATTGGCTGAAGGTGTTGAAGGTTACGTTCGCGTAGCGGATATCGCACGTGAGCGTATCGAAGATGCCAGCAAAGTGCTGAATATCGGTGATGATGTTGAAGCTAAATTTACAGGAATGTCTCGCAAGGATCGCACGCTGACTCTGTCAATCAAAGCTAAGGATGATCAAGAAGAATCTGAAGCAGTGAAAGAGTACAGTAATGTTAGTTCCGGCAATACCACTTTAGGTGATTTGCTGAAAGAACAGATGAATCAGAAAGACAGCTAATCTGATCATTGGGTGAGCATCCGGTCAGCCCGGATGCTCATTTTCTTGTTATACAGCTGCCTTTTTATTTAAGGCATAACCCAAAAGTCTACTGCCGGGAATCTAGGAAATTATGACCAAGTCTGATTTGATAGAAATACTATCCGAAAAACAATCTCTATTGAATTACCGAGACGTTGAACTAGCGGTGAAGCTAATTCTGGAACAGATGAGTGATAGCCTGTCACGTGGCGATCGAATTGAGATCAGAGGGTTTGGCAGTTTTACCTTACATCATCGTCCACCCAGAGTGGGACGTAATCCAAAAAGCGGTGAAGCTGTTAAGCTTGAAGAAAAATATGTGCCACATTTTAAACCCGGTAAAGAATTACGAGATCGCGTGAATAATGCCGCTGGTTTTTAACAGAAAATGAAAATTAGTCAGGAAGCCATTACAGACGCTTTTGTAATTAAAAGTTATGGCGATGGCTTTCTACTGATTCAATCAAACGATCAGACCTTACAACGTATCACCAATAATTGTATCCTTTCACCTGATGGCTTGTTTGATCCGCTGGAGTTGCCACCCTCAGCAGATTATCTAAGCGACTCTCTAATTGAAAATGTAAAAGGCTTCAATGCTGATGTTGTCATTATGGTGACAGCCGAAGGCATTACACCTCATGTGTTACAAATAATTAGCCTATTCTCCCAGAGGGGCATTTCATTAGAAACTATGTCACTTGGTGCCGCTTGTCGAACCTATAATTTGCTATTAAATGAAGGCAGAAAGCCGTTAGTTTTAATTTATTTTTAGTATTAAAGCGGATGATACCGATACTGCTTTATGTAAATCAGTAAATAACCTTATTATTGATACAGATTAAATCATTGTTTTTATGTTAATTATTAGTGGCTGCAAAAATTGTACGTATTGCTAATACTTGACCCCGTTAGATGAAGACAGGAAAATTCTCTTGTTGGATAACACTAGGGCTTGTTGATCTTTCATCTCCGCCTCTGTTGTGAGCTGAAAAAGCGTCAATCAAGGCACGAGGAGCGCCTTTTGTGAGATACATCCATGTATCTCACCCCAAAGGGGGCTTGCGCTCAAAAACGTTTATCTCCATGGATGGAGTGTATGCAAAAGCAATGTCTGGAACATTGCTTGTCCTGACGTTTTTGTAGTCATTCTAAATAAGTGACTAACAACGCAGGCGGCCAGCAAAGCTGTTCAAATGCGTTCCAGATGCATTTGTCAATTACTTATGCAGGAAGGCCATACCGCCGCTTTCTGCCTAGTCGGGACAAAAATAGCCGCCAGCAGTGGTGGACATGAAAGATTAACAAGTCCTAGGCCAGTTGAAAATTGAAGAAATTCAGCAGAATTAATCTGTATAACTGTTTTGAATCATTCAGAATTGTTTTGCGGTAAAATTTATCCAGCTGGAATGTTATGCAGAATGAAACCGGGCTCTGTTTCTTCAACAAAGAAACAGTACAAGAATTTTCATGAGAGAGAAGGTGTGATCGCTATGCAGGCGAAACAACAGTACAACTTTGAAGTAGTCAAATGGTTTGCCTATATGGCATGTGTCTATTTGGTAGTTGGAACAGGTCTCGGTGTCTTTATCGCATCGCAGTTAGCTTGGCCAGTACTAAACTTTGATAATCCCTATATCAGTTTTGGACGACTGCGCCCGTTGCATACTAACGCGGTCATTTTCGCCTTTGCCGGATCAACGCTAATGGCAACCGCTTTTTATGTCGTACAACGCACTTCTGGCGTAAGGCTTTGGAGTGATAAATTGGCATGGTTTACCTTCTGGGGATGGAACCTGATTATTTTAGGTGCCATCATCACCTTGCCTTTAGGGTTAACTCAGTCTAAAGAATATGCTGAATTGGAATGGCCATTAGATATTCTGATTGCAGTTGTTTGGATTAGTTACATGTTCAACTTCATCATGACCTTATCGATACGTAAAGTTTCCCATATTTACGTTGCCAACTGGTTTTTCCTGGCAATGATGATCATGATTACCTACCTCCATGTGGTCAATAGTTTGTCTATTCCGGTCAGTATGTGGAAATCCTATTCGATATTCTCTGGTGTACAGGATGCGATGATCCAATGGTGGTGGGGACATAACGCTGTTGGTTTCTTCCTGACAGCTGGTTTCCTCGGCATCATGTATTACTTTGTACCTAAACAGGCAAACCGTCCGGTTTACTCCTATCGCTTGTCAGTTATTCATTTCTGGGCATTGGTTTTTGGCTATGTCTGGTTAGGTGCGCATCATCTGCAATATACAGCACTTCCAGATTGGACGGGTTCGTTGGGTGCTGCAATTTCACTTGCAATGATTATTCCATCCTGGGGTGGCGCACTAAACGGTATGTTCACACTGAGTGGTGCATGGGATAAGTTACGTACAGACTATATTTTACGCTTCCTGATCGTTTCTCTTGCTTTCTATGCGATGTCAACCTTTGAAGGTCCGGTCATGGCTGCGAAAACAGTCAATGCATTATCCCATTACACCGACTGGACCATTGGCCATGTTCACTCCGGCGCTCTTGGCTGGGTTGCCATGGTATCTGTGGGGGCCTTGTATCATATGGTTGAACGGATGTGGGGCACAACGATGTATTCTGTGAAACTGGTTAACTTGCATTTCTGGATGGCTACCATAGGTACCGCAATTTACATCACAGCAATGTGGGTATCAGGCATCATGCAAGGTTTGATGTGGCGCGCCTATGATGAATACGGTAATTTGGCATACACATTTGTTGAATCAGTAGCTCAAATGCATCCTTATTATGCAATGCGAGCATTTGGTGGGCTGATCTTCTTCCTGGGTGCGGTCATCATGCTGTTTAATGTAACAGTGACTATTCGCCGCGCAATTGCAAAACCATCAGCCGAAATGGCTGCTGCAGCGAATATTTGAGGACAACAGCATGGCTAAAAAATCTAACAAACGCATTAGTTTTCAAGAGTGGGTAGAACAAAATGTGTGGGGTCTGGTACTTGCCACAGCACTTGTTGTGTCTGTGGGCGGTATTGTTGAGATTGTGCCTTTGTTTTATTTGGATACTACCTTTGAGGATGATGTTTTTCCGGAATATGAAGAGCTTGAAGGAGTACGTCCATATACCGCCTTAGAGTTAGCTGGTCGTGATGTTTATCAACGTGAGGGCTGTTATTTATGCCATTCGCAGATGGTTCGGCCGTTTCGAAATGAACGTGATCGATATGGCCACTATTCTCTGGCTGTAGAGTCAAAGTATGATCATCCGTTTCAATGGGGATCCAAACGTACTGGTCCGGATTTGGCTCGGGTTGGTGGTAAATACTCGGATGCATGGCATATTCAGCATTTACGTGATCCGCGCTCTGTTGTACCAGAATCAGTTATGCCTCGTTATCCATGGCTTGATCAAGCCACCATTGATGAAGAGGGTATTACTAAACGTCTTAAAGCGATGAAAGTATTGGGTGTACCTTATACTGATGAAGAAATTATTGGTGCTGCTGAAATGGTGTCGGGAAAAACCGAAATGGAAGCATTGGTTGCATACCTGCAGGTCCTTGGCACAATGATCCAGTTTGAACCAGGAAGAGACTATCGTGAGTGACTTCCTGTCTTACTTTGAAACCAATTGGTCTGCCATGACCGTAAGTGATTGGGTCGGTACGATATTGACAGTCATTATTTTCATACTGATGTTCGGTATGTATTTCTGGGTTTTACGTCCAAAAAATAAAGACAAAATTGAAGCCCACCGTGACCTGCCACTGAGAGAAGACGATAAAAATTCGGAGAGAAATGATGGCTGATAACAATAAAAACCCAAATGAGTGTCCTGATACAGGACATGAGTGGGATGGCATCAGAGAATTGACAAATCCACCACCACGCTGGTGG
Proteins encoded:
- a CDS encoding integration host factor subunit beta, whose product is MTKSDLIEILSEKQSLLNYRDVELAVKLILEQMSDSLSRGDRIEIRGFGSFTLHHRPPRVGRNPKSGEAVKLEEKYVPHFKPGKELRDRVNNAAGF
- the rpsA gene encoding 30S ribosomal protein S1, giving the protein MSESFADLFEESLNATPMQPGKIVTGTVVNVGPDVVMVNAGLKSEGAIPVAEFMNEKGEITVSVGDLVDVSLETLEDGFGATQLSREKAKAAEAWTRLEHAFEANETVIGIISGKVKGGFTVDLENIRAFLPGSLVDVRPIRDTSHLEGKELEFKLIKLDRPRNNIVVSRRAIMEAENSVEREALLETLEEGKVVKGIVKNLTDYGAFVDLGGIDGLLHITDMAWKRVKHPSEVVAIGDEIDVQVLKFDKERERVSLGLKQLGDDPWKDIARRYPNSTRIQGKVTNIADYGCFVEIEDGVEGLVHMSEMDWTNKNVHPSKLVTLGDEVEVMVLDIDAERRRISLGIKQCQTNPWEEFSMTHNKGDKVSGAIKSITDFGIFIGLDGGIDGLIHLSDISWEEENEELIRDFKKGDEVEAVVLAIDPERERISLGIKQLQDDPFSAYLSEHPRGTVVNGKVIAVDAKGATIELAEGVEGYVRVADIARERIEDASKVLNIGDDVEAKFTGMSRKDRTLTLSIKAKDDQEESEAVKEYSNVSSGNTTLGDLLKEQMNQKDS
- a CDS encoding Mth938-like domain-containing protein; this encodes MKISQEAITDAFVIKSYGDGFLLIQSNDQTLQRITNNCILSPDGLFDPLELPPSADYLSDSLIENVKGFNADVVIMVTAEGITPHVLQIISLFSQRGISLETMSLGAACRTYNLLLNEGRKPLVLIYF
- the ccoO gene encoding cytochrome-c oxidase, cbb3-type subunit II, which translates into the protein MAKKSNKRISFQEWVEQNVWGLVLATALVVSVGGIVEIVPLFYLDTTFEDDVFPEYEELEGVRPYTALELAGRDVYQREGCYLCHSQMVRPFRNERDRYGHYSLAVESKYDHPFQWGSKRTGPDLARVGGKYSDAWHIQHLRDPRSVVPESVMPRYPWLDQATIDEEGITKRLKAMKVLGVPYTDEEIIGAAEMVSGKTEMEALVAYLQVLGTMIQFEPGRDYRE
- a CDS encoding cbb3-type cytochrome c oxidase subunit 3 — translated: MSDFLSYFETNWSAMTVSDWVGTILTVIIFILMFGMYFWVLRPKNKDKIEAHRDLPLREDDKNSERNDG
- the ccoN gene encoding cytochrome-c oxidase, cbb3-type subunit I, with the protein product MQAKQQYNFEVVKWFAYMACVYLVVGTGLGVFIASQLAWPVLNFDNPYISFGRLRPLHTNAVIFAFAGSTLMATAFYVVQRTSGVRLWSDKLAWFTFWGWNLIILGAIITLPLGLTQSKEYAELEWPLDILIAVVWISYMFNFIMTLSIRKVSHIYVANWFFLAMMIMITYLHVVNSLSIPVSMWKSYSIFSGVQDAMIQWWWGHNAVGFFLTAGFLGIMYYFVPKQANRPVYSYRLSVIHFWALVFGYVWLGAHHLQYTALPDWTGSLGAAISLAMIIPSWGGALNGMFTLSGAWDKLRTDYILRFLIVSLAFYAMSTFEGPVMAAKTVNALSHYTDWTIGHVHSGALGWVAMVSVGALYHMVERMWGTTMYSVKLVNLHFWMATIGTAIYITAMWVSGIMQGLMWRAYDEYGNLAYTFVESVAQMHPYYAMRAFGGLIFFLGAVIMLFNVTVTIRRAIAKPSAEMAAAANI